GCCCCCCACGCTCCCACCAACTGCAATAGAGCAAGCGGcactccccagcagctgcattgGCAAACACTGGATGCTGCCGTCGCAGCTCAGTTCAGGATCAGTTTTCTGCCCAGAAACACAGGGATCAAAGCATCTTTTGTCATACAGCTTATTTATCAACaagaattttcattaaaacaaggttttaaaaaacaccttttccCTCTGAGGGAAAGCAGTGACAACAAGGGACCAGTTCACTCCTCTCTTACCTGCCCAGGGAGCTCCAGGCACCCACCCAATGCTGAGGCAGGCACTCTCCTACATGGCTCctgcaaatgttttcattcaatTAGTTCATTCAGGTGTCTCCATGCGTCACTGAGCATTAATTATACCCAATTGTGACTAGCTGCTGAACAGCAGATAAGCAGTATTATTtgaattttgtaattttgtggTCAGGCTATCTCGCTGCAAATGGCCGGGGTGCACAGTGTGCCCATGTTGGGCTTGCACTCCCCTGCGTGACAGCTGCCCCACAGGAGCCATCGGGAGGTTTGGCCCAGCACACACTACGCGGAGCATGGCGTACAAAGGAAGCACGTGCATCGATTTTGCTCCAATCCGCCCTGGTGTCAATACCACACTAGCCAAACCCTCTGACAAAAACATGCATAGTGGCTAATTTAGCAGCAGCCATTCTTCtcctgcagaagaagaaaagaaaaaaacacacaggcaGTAGACAAGCAAGAGATTACACAGCTAAAAATGAAGcacaattatattttattcCGGCATCCCCACCCATCCCCACACACGGAGTGCGTGCCCTTGTGTGAAAGCGTTCGCTGCCACGTAGAGCGGATGTGTCcggccaggggctgcccagaAGGACAACGGGTGAAGAACCGTGATTTCAGTGGGAATAGCCACCTGTACCATGATTGGGTTTGCAGAAAAGGCTcggcagtgctgcctgccctcgTTATTGCTGCTCAACACTAGCAGGGCTCAGATCGGGAGGGGTTTTGCCAACACGAGCCCACCTGGGCTCTTATTAAGGCTTAACTGGTGAGCTTCAATGCTACCATTTTCTGTACGTTCACAACACAGCTAAATGCCGATTAAAACCTCCATGTGCACAATTACTCCACAGGTAACACCACAATGGAGAACCAATTTGACAGTCAGGGCCATAGGGCAACCCTGGGTAggaaaaaacacttctgaagGTACAAGTAGCTGTAACAGCATTTATTGCCACGTCGCCACGCTCACTATAAACTAAAACCCTTCATCCCCCCTGCCCCGTAAGTGTACTGTGAATGGTAAAATAAATCAGCTACGCACACTGTCAGAAGAAACCAGTGGGCACCTGAGGGCCAAAGGTGTCCCTGTCACCAGGGAGCAGGGGTGCGGATGGGCTCCCCCTGGCCATTCCCTGAGGAGGGATTTTGGCGCAGCTCCCTCCCCATACGAGCAGGAATGCCACGGGGCTGGGACAGAGgtattttaaacacagacaTCGAAGCTATACTTTGATGGACAAGAGGAGACTCGCTCCTCCAGCTGTCCAGGGAAGAACAGGAGAGACCACGAGGAGCAGGAGCCACCCTCCCCAAGCCTGCGaccctgaaggaaaaaaaaataaaatatctattaTTGCCAACAAAGAGTTTTAAGACCACCTTGCACCACAAATAAGGTGAATGGATTTGTTGGGCTTGGTCTTGTTGTTTTGCTGTGGAAGGGAGTAGCTGGTTTgtaagggaaaggaaggggcaGACCTGGATATACGGTGTCTGAGGTATggttggaggaaaaaagtgcaGCAAAAAGgagatgcaaaaaaaaccaaaaagaaaaaaaacccacttaatACGTTGGCTCTGAACATATCTCTTGTATGAAAATGATTGTCAGAAGAGTCACTGATCAAAATAAGGTAAGAAAATATGTTCGCCATAGAGGTaccttcctgcttctttcaacaacagaaaattaacCCAACGTCCATCAAGTGTTTTCTGTTCACCACAGGAATACTCTTTGGAAAGCCCAAGTTATGTCATCCCAGGTCACACCTTTGAGGATGCCATCTGCTTTGCATGGTAAAAAGAAGACCTCAAGTCCAGCATGGCAACCTGGAGCCTCCCCACATCTGtccagagcagggggatgcaggTCTCCCATGGGGTCACCCCCAAAATCTGTCCAGGTGCCCAGTCTCTCCTgtgccagcatccctgccatGGGGCACTACCCAAAACGAAACTTCAGCCGGTACTTGATGGGGCCAGGGTTTTTCCGAGGTGGGGACGGAGCGACCTTcggttttggtggtggtgggggctTCTTTTCGGGAAGGGTGACAGTAAAGGcgagctcagggggctggggctgccaaaAGCGGGGGAGGAAGTGTGTGGAGACGTGCTGGGGCCGGGCAcgggggctgcagccccgctTGGCTTTGCCCCGTTTGTTGAGTGCCACATACCACTGTCGGCCCGAGCGTGGGCTGCGGTGGATGGCCGAGGCGTAAGTGTTGTAGCTGTTCTCCTGGAAGCGCTCCCGAAACTGGCAGTCCGCCGTGAACCGAGCctgtggggacagagccaggGCACCATTAGCAAATGGCTGGTTTCACCCATTCCCTGCCCTGAGACGCCTGCTGGTTTTTAAGTCTCCCAAAACCATGTCCAAAGGAGCAAGCAGCGACACAGGGCACCTGGGAAACCCGCTCCGAGGCTGCCAGGCACCCAACAGTttggaaaaaccccaacacagaTACTTTCAGTAGCTGCATGCCACCCAGTTTTGGactttcttaagaaaaacaagcttGGCCTGTCCAGCAGCAACCTTCCCTCCCACTCCAGttctcctgcccttccccctggcaggagggaggatgTGGCTCCATacccacagagctgcagctccgCCAAGGACCCTGGGGTTGAGCCCCCGCTCCATCTCTGTTCCCACCCTCGCACCCCTTGCTTGGGCACTGAATCATCACTTAATAATCTGGAAAGGCAATTTGCATGCAGATTTTCACTGCTTCACTGAACATGGCTTTGATtgtattggattttttttttctccttcttcatcTTAAACGAACTTGGGGCATTTTGTCCCTTGATGACCTGAAGAAATTACTTGCAGCCCAAGAGAATCACCTCTTATAAACAGTGTGGCCACACTGGCTCCCACATGGCTGGGGGGAAAAGGCTTCCCATTACCCAAGAGGACAGGCTGAACGCTGCCCATAACAGTTCCTTGTTGTTGgcaagggggaggaggaaaaaacaagcatGCAAATACAAGAAGAGAGCCATAACACCCCATCTATGTACCCCATGGCCCTGGGATAcctggctgcagcctccagcagcccctctgAAATCCTTTGCAACACAGGCGTGATATCTGGTGCCCTGGCAGCTTCCCCAGCCATGCCTGAGGCACTGCACCCTGATTGCAAAGCAAcacttcatagaatcatttacattggaaaaaaacttttaagctTCAAAACTATTGATGTGAAAGGGATGCTGAGCTCTTGAGCCTCGAAACCCCAGCAATGGAGAACAAGACAAAAGCCCCAAGCAGTGTTTTATAACTATACAGGAGACCCAGTGGGCTGCGACCGTTTTCAAACTCCTAATTTAACCAGAGGAACTGAGTCCTATAATACAAGCGACAGAGTCCCCAGCTTGCCGTGCGTTTTTTCCTCATAGCACTTTGAATTAAGTCTCCTTCTGCTCTTCGCCTGAAACATCACCTTGATGActcatttttgctttccctgtctTTTATACTCGCCAATGCTGTATCGCCTATGCATGAGTATTCACCTTCCTGAGGAAAAGCTTTGCTGACCCCTTGTTGCTCTCTGAAGCCCAAACACATGCAGCAGTGCTCGGTTGAGACACCCCCACACCAGCCTTTGCACAGGGAGGTTTTAGGATTGACCGAGGCCCCAGTGCCCTCTTGAAAGGGTGCTCAGCACAAAGGGCCCTGAAACAGACCCTGCATTCCCCAGTGGGATCTGGGCAAATGGCAACAGCAGGCGTTTTTTGGTGTAGGAGATGAAGTtggctgctgtgccctgggcaTCAAGGCTGGCCATGGCTGAGGATCCGATATGAAATTGGCTCCAGCAGGCTTTGCAAGTGTTGCTGTGACTAGCAGAAGTGCGTGTGCCCCCTGCTCATGTGTGTCCCTGGACAGACGGGTAAGCTCACCGCCACTTTGCTCGAGGGTAAGCCGAACTGGCATTCCCAATCTGGCCCAGCATTTTTGGGGCAATACCAACCCCACAAAGGGAGGTGGCAGTAAGAGGGCTGAGGCATCAAAGGAAAAGTTTCTGCTAATAGTGGGTTTGGGGGAACTGCTCCCTAAGAGTCAGAGTAGCCTCCCCTCCAAAGTGGGATCTGGGGGAGTGTGGGAGATCCCCAGCTCTGGACACAGAGTGATGCCACAGGCTGCTCCCGCCAGCAGCCCGGGAATGGAAGAGACCCACCACCAGCAAGCACGGAGGGAAGCCCTCGCCCCCAGAGAGCAAACCATCCTGCGAAgcacatcagctgctgctttgccatcaCTCTGACAGGCTTCCCCATGTCCCAGCCTCTCAGCTCAATAACCACACCATTTCAGCCggggaaaaggcatttttcctggcacagggcaggcagaTGGCCACCGGatttgctctgcagcagttcCAGAAATGAAGCTCCAGAGATGCTCATGAACAGCAATCATGAAGgcaattaaatttcaaaatccAGTTCAACAGGGGTTTGCTCCAGTGAGGACCGTACGTTTTGGTCAAGTCAGAACAACTCCTGAGAAAGGAGTATTACCCGAGACGCTTGTGGGCAAGTCTGTCCTCTGGGGTTCATGCTAGTCCCTGCTGAGACCGATACCAAACCCCTCCTGCCCGTTCCACGCTAAAAATGTACAAACAGGGGACCAATGATTTATCAACGAGGAAAAAGCCATCTGTGCATGCAACTGATAATTGCCGGGATTACTGTCATTTTCTGAAGCTGGTGCCTCTAAAAATGAACTGCTTGGTAATTTAATTAAGTtgccatcaaaaaaaaaaaaaaaaaaaaaaaaaaagaagagggctGCTGTAAAGCACCAAGCTGGGATAAAGCCAGACACTGAGAACTGGTTTTGAAGGAGCCCGAATCCCTGCAGGAATGACTTTTAACTGCAGTTCAGCACAAAGTCACCGGCGTGACTCTCATATCAAAGTGCTGCCCTGAGTGACGGGCGCAGGACGCGCTTTGTACTGCTCAAAACTCATTAGGCCATGAAATAACTTTACCCTGCCAAGGCAGGAAAGAACAACAGATGCTGGGTTTGCATTATCGGCATTATTTAGCCCAGCAATCTTTAGACATTTGGGTCAAGTTTCTACAAATTCGCAGCTTTCATCTGAGCTGGGCATCGTGTGTCCTCACCCCCGCTCTGACCCGCCTAATTGGGGTCCCTCTCCAGCACTGCCCTTTGTGTGCCGACAATTAACCATACACCGATGAGGTTTGATTTAATTTCTGCCTGCACCAGGGCATAAATCAAGGCTTCAGCTCGAATAAGGGGCCCATTGTACGCAGTGAGGGAGGGGAGGCTCTGGAGGGTCCAGGGATCACATTCTGCttgcttccctctcctctccatcctttcCACTGCTCTCCTGTTCTGCCTGCTTCCTGCCCTGTCTCCTTCCCTTGTGTTTTGCTCTGCACAGCCATTCTCCCTTTCCCCTAGACACCATTCCCGCTCCTACTTTGTTTCCTAAAATAAGCAGCCATGTGCTCACCCTTTAAGCACCATTAGGTTTCAGGAGCAACACTCCAATAAGACtcaggggagagagaggagagttCATAAATCTCACTTGAAGGCAATCTGCGGGCTAGGGCAGCTTAAGCACATCAGTAACATTCACTTTGCGACCGTGAGGTTTGGCTCATAACTGTGGGGCGGGCAATTGGCTTTTCCCTCTTCCAGGCTATCAGCCCTGAGCAGGCTCCCTGGAAACAAACTTGGGTGACAGGTTGTCCAAGGTgctgccttaaaaaaacccttctttgAGCGTTGCATTTATATACACCTTTAAAAGATGACAAGTTTCATGTAAGCACAGTAGTtactttcatttgtttaaatgaTCTCTGGaactaataagaaaaaaataaggaagcaGCATCTTGAGGttgaaaaaagaagtgaaatcGACTTGAAGAATTCATTCAAtgaaaaaagcctggaaaaagcACAATTAGACCTGCAGGAAACCCCAGCCTTCAGGAAAACAGCCTGCAGAAACAAGAGTACTGGGGGTTTTCCACTCCAGCTGCAATGCTCCCGCACGTGCTCGACTTCACCTGCCCAAAGCCCTGTGTGCAGCTGCATGCTGTCCCTGGGGATCACCTCTCCCCCGTGGGTGAGCCCAGCCAAAACTCCGGGGCCCCTTCCCCACGCACGCAGGGGCACAGGCGGGCTCTCAGCACCACGCGTGCCGCTCTCCAGGAGACATTTGGCTAAAACCGTCTGCATGATCTGCTGCAGAAGTTGCTAAAAATAAACTGGCAATGCTCAAAGAACAAGTCCTTTTGATGCAAATAcccaactgcaaaaaaaaaaaaaaaaaaaaaaaaaaaagggggacaCTTTTCTTGGTTAAATGCAGTCAGTAGGGATTTGGGCTTCAGGGGGTTTGGCTCCACCTGTCCCCTATCTGTCTGGGCGGTGCTGATGCCACCCAGCACGGAGCCTTCCCAGCAGCCAAAGGGGCTCAGCACGCCTGGGACCTGCCTGGGAGCACTGCTGCCACGTGCATGTGAAGGTGTCACAAGGCctttaataaataatacatactGATAAGCAGGGGGGTTTACTTACACTTGCAtggagttttcctttttttgacaTCGCTAAAAATTTGTTGCTGAAAACTCCTCGTATTCCTACAATCCCCTGagacacagcaaatatttccaaaataccTAGGATGacaaaaatcccaaaataaatcacagttCTTTTCACATTGGtgtgacaaagaaaaataaatttttaaaaaaatcagtctcaTAGGTTTGCATTTCATCTCCACATgaccctgctcctgctgcctggctccatGAAGCACTCCTGCTCCATCCTTCTACCCTGCAGAGGGACCTGCATCGACTCCAGGATGGCTACCAGGTGGTaggttggtttggggtttgtttttttttaaaaaaaaaaaaacaactatgCTGTAGAAGATAATTTCTGAtttggctgcagcagagcaaatTCACCCTGGGGAAATCCCTCTCCGGTGGGAAAAGTCCTTTGTGCCTACAGCCAGCCTGCTAAAATCAGTCTTGCCCGTCCTCCTCCCATACACGCCAGACTCTGAAAGTAAAGGTGTTGCACACACCATTTGGGGCAAGAAGTACCAATAACGGTTTCTTAGGCCCCTCCTCACAGCAGGACTTGGGCAGTGGGGTGCTATGCAGCCCAGCCATGAGAAAACAAACTGTCTTGCCCTCAAAGGGGTATTTTTTGAGCAGGATTGGGCCCTGGCCTCCAACAGGACATGTGTGACCTATAAGTCTCTTACAGAAGAGCTTCAAACTCCGagcactgttcagcaacagcACCGACAcatttccctttcccagcacaGCAACGTGTCCCCTCTGGCAGAGGAAGGGTGGCAGCAGGGATCAGGCATACACGCaccccaccctccacccccaacatccccccagctgggggcagccagggTAAGCACTACATCCCCAACGAACCCTTCCTCCCCTGGGAAAAAAGCATTgcttcccccagctgcagcccggGGGGGTCTCAGTGGCCCCTGCCCCCAAGGAAGGAGACTGCGAGAGCCTCTTGCCTAGCCACAGCCAAGGGCCACGCGGATTAATGTGCCAAGAGCAAACATGAAGCTGCTGTTAAATCCCCGAGGCCGGCGGATCGGATCACCACTTCCcatgtttattttaaggaagaagCAGGGCTCCCGGAGGtgtgcagctcccagcaccaaGAGCCTGGGGGGCActttggggggctggggggccacTCCTCCTCACCCCACATGCCCCACTGGTAGCAACTGACAAGAGGCAGGGGGTTGTGCCTCGCTGCTGCAACAAGGCACGGCGCCTCTCCAGCACTCTCCCTGTCCTCGAGGGCACCCCAAAACCTGCTGGCCTTTGCGGGGACGGCCGTGCTGGCCGGGAGGCATACTGTTGGTTATTGGGGTTCCCTGGGTCAAGCGCAGTTTCCCAGGGGCCAAAGCTGGGATTTCCTGCCAAAAGCTGACTGCTTCCATACAGGGGACGGCTCCTCAGCGCAACACCCTGGCATagcccctgctgccaccagcacgtgccaccagctggggctggctccgCTCTgaagtgcagagctgctgctgcggTCACCTTCCTGGGCAGAAAATCCCAGActaaagaggaagaaacttcACCTAATCCAAATCCCTGTGAGACAGCTCCGGCATCAAAGGCTGCATACACCTCAGAGGGGTGAGCCCCTCTGCCATGCTGCCGTGGGACACTGGGGGTGGGGCACGGCGCAGGCAGCCCCTCCAAACTCACATCTCCAAATCAGCCCCAGTGTGGATGTCCAGCTTTTCCGTCCAGCCCCTTTGCGGGCCCTAACCCCCTCCTGGCCACACACCCACAGTGCTCCTGGAAAGCCCAGGCAGGGTTCCTGGCCTCCCAGCAGCCCTCCTTCGCAGGGCCACAGCACAGACCAGGTCCCGAGTTATTTGGTCCAGGCCAGATGTGGCCATTGTTCCATGAGCGCGCCCGACAGCTGAAGCCACGGGTGCTGCCAGGGTCACATCAGGCCCAAGCCCTCAGGCTCTTTAAGTGATTTTTCATCCCTGCCTGCCATTTCATTCCCTCTAACAGGATATCACGGCAACTCGGACCTGAAGGATAAGCCATGAGTTAGCACAGCTTTCTCTCAGGGGAACGTCAGCCTCAGtcctatttttaaactgaatatATCCTATCACTGTGCTGGAAGAATGAGAATGCAGAGGGAAGGATGGAAAAGTTACACGGGGAAAGGACGAAAAAGGGGCATAAGGGAGAGCAGCCTCCTCCCGTCAAGTACCCCGGTGGGGTGCTGAGGTGGGAGCACAAAACTTGCACCTTTGCGCCGATCCCCACAGACTCTTCCTCAAGGTGGGCGAAACCCGCGGGGCAGCGCTTCACAAAGCAAGCCAGGCAGAGCTCGCCCCGCTCCCCAGGGCGGCATCCCACCCGAGCCCGCAGGCACagcacccccccgccccagcctcCCAGGGCACACAGCACCCCAAATCCACCTCTCCCGAAGCCGCCTGGGCCGCAGCCCACCCCaggtgaaggcagcagggagcaagGGGCTCTGCCACCCCGGGGGAGTCACCTCTTAGGGACGGGGATGCCGCAACCCCGGGGTCACAACGAGAGGGAGAAAGTGCCACACCACCCCCCACGCTAGGGCACGGCCATCCgccctccagcccctccggccaccccccactccccgcCCCGGACACTCACTGAGCGGGCTTGCGTCGTGGGCGCCGTCCACCCGGCCGTCGGGGTGCAGCTGGAGGTGGAAGCCGATGCCCACCCGGCAGTAcagccggccccgccgccgccccgggcggCTCCGCGGGAAGCggctcggccccgccgccgccaccgccgcggaggaagaggaggaggaggaggaggaggaggaaggcgcGGGGGCGTTGcggcccgccggccccggctgCGCTCCGCCGGGCACCTGCTGCCGCCGGGCGCGGGCGGGCagggcgaggaggaggaggaggaggaggaaggacgGGCTCATGCTGCCGGCGGGAGGGAGGGCGCCACGCCGCATCCCGCTCCGCCGCGGAGCCCCGGCGGGGGGGACCGGGCACGGGGGGATCGGGACGCCCCTCCCCGGCACCGCGGGGTATTTATAAGCGGGCGGTGGCCCCGCACCTGTGCCCGGCCCCGGCAGGGCCGAGCAccccccgcaccgccccggctgcgccgccccccgcagcaGATGCTGGGGCTCGGGGGGCGCATAAATCTGGGGAATTAACTTGTCCGCCCCGCCGAGACGGAGGCGCTGGGGCTGCGCCTCGGGTTACCGCCGAGAAATACCTTGTCAGCGGCTTCACCCAcggccgggcagcggggctcgGCGGAACCCTGGGGAAGGGATTGGgttgcagccccccaggccgggGACGCGGGGGCATGACAGCCGGCAGCTGCACCGCCAGCCCGGCCTCAGCCCTGGGCAAGGGGCATGGGAGCGGATTTGGGGCCGGAGGCGGCACCTCGAGCGGGAAAGCCGCTTTCTGTCCTGCACGGGGTGGCCACGCCGGGCTGAGCCCTAGAGAGCAGCCCTCGGGAGTCAGCAGGGGGCTCCCAGAGCTGCCACCACCATAAGTCCCCTGACAGCACCCGGGGGTGTTGGGGAAGCGCCAGCCCTTGTTTGCGCACAACACGCCCCGCGCGTACCGGGCATGGGGGTGGCGACCCGTGCCCCACCGCCCaccccccccgtcccccccccacCCGCCGCTGCCAGCGCTATAACCCTGCCACGTGCCCGGCGCCCCTCAGCACCGGCAGCTGTATTTCTTCCCCATCACAAAGGCAACTGCCACACAGCACCGTGGTGCAAGAGGAGACCCTGTGGCAACAGCCCATCcatcagcccagcccagcaccgagcgtgttctgcttttctttggctCCTGGGGCTGTTGAAGAAGCCCTGCACATCTCCCGAAGCCACTAGGAAAACCTCACCTCCACAAAAGCCAACTTCGGCTAAACTCACCCTGCCCGGCACGCAGCCCAAATTCTGCACCTGTGTGCCCTTACTGCTCTTGCAAATCTCCATTTTCCCTCTAAACCCTACCTAGAAAACCCTCTGCAGCCATCACCGGGGTAAGCTCTGGCTGGTGGACGCCTGCCCAGGGCCTGGCTCTGGCAGGAAGGAGGCAGAGCGGGTGGCACGCTGGAGGGTGACCTTCGCCTGCAGAGGAAGCTGAAGGTCAGGGGCGCAGGGAGGGACACACACTTAAggggccatatccagcctgACCGACACCTGGCACAGCCTGGTGTGAACAGAAATGATCTCACAACAACATTACTGCAATTTCAAACTATTTATCAgcacagatatatatatatatacacacacacagatatatgtgcacacatgtttatatataaatgtgtatatatagacaACTCTATATATAGATACACATACCTGAAGGAGGGTCAGGGCACTCAAAAGCATGTTTACTTCTTCCAGCTGTAGTGGTTGGCCTGGTAAAATCTATGGCTTCCAGTTACTCACCTCATCTTGTATTTAATTACATGCACATGCGGACTCTAAATCCAGATCCATGAGCAAGACAAGGACCTAAAGGGGTTAGGAACTTCTCCCATGATGTTTGGACTAGGCCTTGTATATCAGCACAGCTGAAGCACGCACAGAGGCACAGCCACCTCACCTGAGGAAGATCTCCCCTTTTGCATCTTTGCTTTTAAGGCTGCAGCTGCTAAAGGATCAGCTCCAGGGAAATCACTGTTCTCCATCCAGGTCAAGGCAACCATAAACTGTTTCTACCACTGTAAGTTAGGGTAAGTGTAAAAAAGTTTAAAGTCTTCATCGTGGAGGTGtctgggcacagcagcaggaa
The Falco rusticolus isolate bFalRus1 chromosome 1, bFalRus1.pri, whole genome shotgun sequence genome window above contains:
- the FGF5 gene encoding fibroblast growth factor 5 yields the protein MSPSFLLLLLLLALPARARRQQVPGGAQPGPAGRNAPAPSSSSSSSSSSSAAVAAAGPSRFPRSRPGRRRGRLYCRVGIGFHLQLHPDGRVDGAHDASPLSILEIFAVSQGIVGIRGVFSNKFLAMSKKGKLHASARFTADCQFRERFQENSYNTYASAIHRSPRSGRQWYVALNKRGKAKRGCSPRARPQHVSTHFLPRFWQPQPPELAFTVTLPEKKPPPPPKPKVAPSPPRKNPGPIKYRLKFRFG